In Morococcus cerebrosus, a single genomic region encodes these proteins:
- a CDS encoding IS30 family transposase: protein MSYTQLTQDERYHIQYLSRHCTIAEIAKQLNRHKSTISREIKRHCIQGQQYSAEKAQKQSRLTKQHRRKPYKLDSQLVQHIDTLIRRKLSPEQVCAYLHKHHGITLHHSTIYRYLRQDKSNGGTLWQHLRICSKPYRKRYGSTWTRGKVPDRVGIENRPAIVDRKTRIGDWEADTIVGKNQKSALLTLVERTTRYTIICKLKNLKAEDTARAAIRVLKAYKARVHTITMDNGKEFYQHTKIAKALKAKTYFCRPYHSWEKGLNENTNGLIRQYFPKQTDFRNISDREIRRVQDELNHRPRKTLGYETPSVLFLNLFQPLVP from the coding sequence ATGAGCTACACACAACTGACCCAAGACGAACGATACCATATCCAATACCTGTCCCGCCACTGCACCATCGCCGAAATCGCCAAACAGCTCAACCGCCACAAAAGCACCATCAGCCGAGAAATCAAGCGGCACTGCATCCAAGGACAGCAATACAGCGCCGAAAAAGCACAGAAGCAAAGCCGGCTGACCAAACAGCACCGGCGAAAACCCTATAAGCTCGATTCGCAGCTGGTTCAACACATCGACACCCTTATCCGCCGCAAACTCAGTCCCGAACAAGTATGTGCCTACCTGCATAAACACCACGGGATCACACTCCATCACAGCACTATTTACCGCTACCTCCGCCAAGACAAAAGCAACGGCGGCACTTTGTGGCAACACCTCAGAATATGCAGCAAACCCTACCGCAAACGCTACGGCAGCACATGGACCAGAGGCAAAGTGCCCGACCGCGTCGGCATAGAGAACCGACCTGCTATCGTCGACCGGAAAACCCGCATCGGCGATTGGGAGGCCGACACCATCGTCGGCAAAAATCAGAAAAGCGCGTTATTGACCTTGGTCGAACGCACTACCCGCTACACCATCATCTGCAAATTAAAGAACTTAAAAGCCGAAGACACTGCCCGGGCGGCCATTAGGGTATTAAAGGCATATAAAGCCAGAGTCCACACCATCACCATGGATAACGGCAAAGAGTTCTACCAACACACCAAAATAGCCAAAGCCTTGAAGGCGAAAACCTATTTTTGCCGCCCTTACCATTCTTGGGAGAAAGGGCTGAATGAGAACACCAATGGACTCATCCGGCAATATTTCCCCAAACAAACCGATTTCCGAAACATCAGCGATCGGGAGATACGCAGGGTTCAAGATGAGTTGAACCACCGGCCGAGAAAAACACTTGGCTACGAAACGCCAAGTGTTTTATTCTTAAATCTGTTCCAACCACTGGTACCCTAG
- the parC gene encoding DNA topoisomerase IV subunit A has product MNEHVSVPSPVGEDYLLLGQYAERAYLEYAMSVVKGRALPEVSDGQKPVQRRILFAMRDMGLTAGAKPVKSARVVGEILGKYHPHGDSSAYEAMVRMAQDFTLRYPLIDGIGNFGSRDGDGAAAMRYTEARLTPIAELLLSEINQGTVDFVPNYDGAFDEPLHLPARLPMVLLNGASGIAVGMATEIPSHNLNEVTQAAIALLKKPTLETADLMQYIPAPDFAGGGQIITPADELRRIYETGKGSVRVRARYEIEKLARGQWRVIVTELPPNANSAKILAEIEEQTNPKPKAGKKQLNQDQLNTKKLMLDLIDRVRDESDGEHPVRLVFEPKSSRIDTDTFINTLMAQTSLEGNVSMNLVMMGLDNRPAQKNLKTILQEWLDFRVVTVTRRLKFRLNQVEKRLHILEGRLKVFLHIDEVIKVIRESDDPKTDLMAAFGLTEIQAEDILEIRLRQLARLEGFKLEKELNELREEQGRLNILLGDENEKRKLIIKEMQADMKQFGDARRTLVEEAGRAVLTQTTADEPITLILSEKGWIRSRAGHNLDLSQTAFKEGDRLKQTIEGRTVLPVVILDSLGRTYTLDAAEIPGGRGDGVPVSSLIELQNGAKPVAMLTGQPEQHYLLSGSGGYGFIAKLGDMVGRVKAGKVVMTVDSGETVLLPIAVYASSLINPDCKIVLASSDHRLLAFSIGELKVMPKGRGLQLMSLTDGASLEHVLVTTAAEFIVETVGKRGAAHQEKLRICDIEGKRGKKGKVLDISGRLKTLSAASE; this is encoded by the coding sequence ATGAACGAACACGTTTCCGTCCCATCCCCTGTCGGCGAAGACTACCTGCTCTTAGGTCAATACGCCGAACGCGCCTATCTCGAATACGCCATGAGCGTGGTCAAAGGCCGCGCGCTGCCTGAAGTTTCAGACGGCCAGAAGCCCGTGCAGCGGCGTATTTTGTTTGCCATGCGCGATATGGGTTTGACCGCGGGAGCGAAGCCGGTGAAATCGGCGCGCGTGGTCGGCGAGATTTTGGGTAAATACCACCCGCACGGCGACAGTTCTGCCTATGAGGCGATGGTACGGATGGCGCAGGATTTTACCTTGCGCTACCCCTTAATCGACGGCATCGGCAACTTCGGTTCGCGCGACGGTGACGGGGCGGCGGCGATGCGTTACACCGAAGCGCGGCTCACGCCGATTGCGGAATTACTGTTGTCCGAAATCAATCAGGGGACGGTGGATTTCGTGCCGAACTACGACGGTGCGTTTGACGAACCGCTGCATCTGCCCGCCCGCCTGCCTATGGTGCTGCTCAACGGTGCGTCGGGCATCGCGGTGGGCATGGCGACCGAAATTCCGTCGCACAATCTGAACGAAGTCACGCAGGCGGCGATTGCGCTGTTGAAAAAGCCGACGCTGGAAACCGCCGACCTGATGCAGTACATCCCCGCGCCTGATTTTGCCGGCGGTGGTCAAATCATCACGCCGGCAGACGAATTGCGCCGGATTTATGAAACCGGCAAGGGCAGCGTGCGCGTGCGTGCGCGTTATGAAATCGAAAAGCTGGCGCGCGGGCAATGGCGCGTGATCGTGACCGAACTGCCGCCGAACGCCAATTCCGCCAAAATCCTTGCTGAAATCGAAGAACAGACCAACCCGAAACCGAAAGCAGGTAAAAAGCAGCTCAACCAAGACCAGCTCAACACCAAAAAGCTGATGTTGGATTTAATCGACCGCGTGCGCGACGAGTCCGACGGCGAACATCCCGTGCGCCTTGTGTTCGAGCCGAAATCCAGCCGCATCGATACCGATACCTTCATCAACACGCTGATGGCGCAGACTTCGCTGGAAGGCAATGTGTCCATGAACTTGGTGATGATGGGGCTGGACAACCGTCCCGCGCAGAAAAACCTGAAAACGATTTTGCAGGAATGGCTGGATTTCCGCGTCGTTACTGTAACACGCCGTCTGAAATTCCGTTTGAACCAAGTGGAAAAACGGTTGCATATCCTTGAAGGTCGTCTGAAAGTCTTTCTGCACATTGATGAAGTGATTAAAGTCATCCGCGAATCAGACGACCCTAAAACCGATTTGATGGCGGCGTTCGGGCTGACCGAAATCCAAGCCGAAGACATTTTGGAAATCCGTCTGCGTCAGTTGGCACGTTTGGAAGGTTTCAAACTCGAAAAAGAATTGAACGAATTGCGCGAGGAACAAGGTCGTCTGAATATCCTTTTGGGCGACGAAAACGAAAAACGCAAGCTGATTATCAAAGAGATGCAGGCGGACATGAAGCAGTTCGGCGACGCGCGCCGCACGCTGGTGGAAGAAGCCGGACGCGCCGTGCTGACACAGACCACCGCCGACGAACCCATCACGCTGATTCTGTCGGAAAAAGGGTGGATACGCAGCCGTGCCGGGCACAACCTTGATTTGAGCCAAACCGCCTTCAAAGAAGGCGACCGCCTCAAACAAACCATTGAAGGCCGCACTGTTTTACCCGTCGTCATTCTCGACTCATTGGGCAGGACCTATACCCTCGATGCCGCCGAAATCCCCGGCGGACGCGGCGATGGAGTGCCGGTTTCATCGTTAATCGAGCTGCAAAACGGCGCCAAACCCGTCGCCATGCTTACCGGACAGCCCGAACAACACTACCTGCTCTCAGGCAGCGGCGGCTACGGCTTCATCGCCAAACTGGGCGATATGGTCGGGCGCGTGAAAGCGGGCAAAGTGGTGATGACTGTGGACAGTGGCGAAACCGTCCTGCTCCCGATTGCCGTCTATGCTTCCTCGCTCATCAACCCCGACTGCAAAATCGTACTGGCTAGCAGCGACCACCGCCTCTTGGCGTTCTCGATCGGCGAACTCAAAGTCATGCCTAAAGGACGCGGTTTGCAGTTGATGTCGCTGACCGACGGCGCGTCTTTGGAACACGTCCTCGTAACCACGGCTGCGGAATTCATCGTTGAAACCGTCGGCAAGCGCGGTGCGGCGCATCAGGAAAAATTGCGCATTTGCGACATCGAGGGCAAACGCGGCAAAAAAGGGAAGGTTTTGGACATCTCAGGTCGTCTGAAAACCTTATCCGCAGCTTCCGAATAA